The Rhodocytophaga rosea genome has a segment encoding these proteins:
- a CDS encoding VOC family protein: protein MIKTSLIVCTLLINSIAFAQSNFSSKQIGIGVVVSDIDRSLDFYVKGIGMVKTGSFTINEDFGKRSGLTDGTAVSVTVLKLENSPDANEWKLMSFGKKAKHPTQKTIGDDTGMQYITIQVKSLKPIIERLKQQKVAFLGTTPTPLSKDTHFLLVQDPDGNFVELIGPLE from the coding sequence ATGATAAAAACCTCCCTGATCGTTTGTACCCTATTAATCAATTCCATTGCCTTTGCTCAATCGAACTTCAGCAGTAAACAAATTGGTATTGGCGTAGTGGTCTCGGATATAGACCGGTCCTTAGACTTTTATGTCAAGGGCATTGGCATGGTAAAAACCGGGAGTTTCACGATTAATGAAGATTTTGGCAAACGTTCAGGTCTTACCGACGGAACAGCAGTTTCGGTAACGGTATTAAAGCTGGAAAACAGTCCCGATGCCAATGAATGGAAGTTGATGAGCTTTGGAAAAAAAGCCAAGCATCCTACTCAGAAAACCATTGGGGATGATACCGGTATGCAGTATATTACCATTCAGGTAAAATCCCTGAAGCCCATCATCGAAAGATTAAAGCAACAGAAGGTAGCTTTCCTGGGAACTACACCCACCCCACTGAGCAAGGATACACACTTTTTATTGGTGCAAGATCCGGATGGAAATTTTGTGGAGCTGATCGGGCCCCTTGAATAG
- a CDS encoding esterase, with product MQTPLFIRLAAFLLLFLAKASFAQPPRGPLVVSPQVNADKTVTFRYLAPSAQQVLLNGGQFGSSAVPMAKDTSGIWSVTVGPVKPDIYPYSFQVNGVTVMDPANVAFFPNERFKASLVDVPGDTPLVHALKDVPHGTVSYEYYPSVSGTTGSLVIYTPPGYTKNTSQKYPVFYLISGTTDTEETYFKVGKTNFILDNLIAEGKAKPMIIVMPYGNIAARVAEQTGKPKPADPVVRDDAEAVSRAKAFETDLLTNVIPYVEKNYRTINNRDNRAIGGFSRGGGQTLRAAFGNMDKFAWVCSYSSYLSPQEMDRNFPQIGANSANTNKQFKLLWVSVGSEDFLYKGTLEFMDYLKAKNVNFKSLITDGGHTWMNVKKYLAETAPLLFK from the coding sequence ATGCAAACACCTTTATTTATCCGCTTAGCAGCTTTCTTATTGCTTTTCCTGGCTAAGGCTTCGTTCGCGCAGCCACCCCGAGGTCCTTTGGTTGTATCGCCGCAGGTGAATGCCGACAAAACCGTTACCTTTCGCTATCTGGCTCCATCTGCACAGCAAGTTCTGCTCAATGGGGGGCAGTTTGGATCTTCGGCAGTGCCCATGGCCAAAGATACTTCCGGTATCTGGAGTGTAACCGTGGGTCCAGTTAAGCCGGATATTTATCCGTATAGTTTTCAGGTGAATGGCGTTACCGTAATGGACCCGGCCAATGTAGCGTTCTTCCCTAACGAACGGTTTAAAGCCAGTCTGGTGGATGTGCCGGGCGATACACCTCTGGTGCATGCCCTGAAAGATGTTCCGCATGGCACCGTTTCGTATGAATATTATCCTTCAGTTTCCGGCACCACCGGATCGCTGGTGATTTACACGCCGCCTGGATATACTAAAAACACTTCACAAAAATACCCGGTATTTTACCTCATCAGCGGCACAACCGATACGGAAGAAACCTATTTTAAAGTAGGCAAAACCAACTTCATTCTGGATAATCTGATTGCCGAAGGCAAAGCCAAACCCATGATCATTGTGATGCCTTATGGCAACATTGCCGCCAGGGTAGCCGAGCAAACCGGAAAACCCAAACCTGCCGACCCAGTGGTAAGGGACGATGCGGAAGCGGTGAGCCGGGCCAAAGCGTTTGAAACGGATTTGTTAACTAATGTAATCCCCTATGTAGAGAAAAATTACCGCACAATCAATAATCGTGATAACCGGGCTATTGGCGGCTTTTCCCGCGGTGGCGGACAAACCTTACGGGCCGCTTTTGGAAATATGGACAAGTTTGCCTGGGTATGCAGTTACAGTTCGTATTTGTCACCCCAGGAAATGGACCGCAACTTTCCGCAGATCGGTGCAAACTCAGCAAACACCAACAAGCAATTCAAACTGCTGTGGGTAAGTGTAGGCAGTGAAGATTTCCTATACAAAGGAACCCTTGAATTTATGGACTACCTGAAGGCAAAGAATGTGAATTTTAAAAGCCTGATCACGGATGGTGGGCATACGTGGATGAATGTTAAAAAGTACCTGGCCGAAACTGCTCCCTTGCTTTTTAAATAA
- a CDS encoding ThuA domain-containing protein — translation MKTKSILGACIVIVLSGFYSNFSFTQQANRIDVLIVDGFSNHDWQQTTAVTKWILEGSGRFKVYISTIPSDSIARKDWRPEFNKYDVIVQNTNNIQNQRLRWPRQAEQELEAYVKNGGGLYILHSANNAFPHWKEYDKMIGMGWRQKNGGYALEIDADKKIVRIPPGEGEGTGHDDRFNAVIQILNRHPINKNYPDQWQTANTEVYYFPRGPAENMTVLSFAYDSTGTRKMWPVEWTVNYGKGRVYNSSLGHLWKGEVYPPAYRCIGYQTTVIRVTEWLATGKVTYPVPADFPTKDSQSLRSEQEFINSGKH, via the coding sequence ATGAAAACTAAATCAATTCTTGGCGCTTGTATAGTTATCGTTCTTTCGGGCTTTTATTCAAATTTCAGTTTTACCCAGCAAGCGAATCGTATCGATGTTTTAATTGTTGATGGATTTAGCAATCACGACTGGCAACAAACTACTGCAGTAACGAAGTGGATACTGGAAGGAAGCGGGCGTTTTAAAGTATATATTTCGACCATTCCTTCTGATAGCATTGCGCGGAAAGATTGGAGGCCTGAATTTAACAAATATGACGTAATCGTCCAGAATACCAACAATATACAAAATCAGCGTTTGCGATGGCCCAGACAGGCAGAACAGGAACTGGAAGCCTATGTAAAAAACGGAGGAGGGTTATATATTCTTCACTCGGCCAATAATGCATTTCCGCATTGGAAAGAGTACGATAAAATGATTGGGATGGGCTGGCGGCAAAAAAATGGAGGCTATGCATTGGAAATTGATGCAGACAAAAAAATCGTCCGTATTCCACCAGGAGAGGGGGAGGGCACCGGTCATGATGACAGATTTAATGCCGTCATTCAGATTCTCAACCGGCATCCGATCAATAAAAATTATCCTGACCAATGGCAAACAGCCAATACCGAAGTCTATTATTTTCCACGAGGTCCAGCCGAAAACATGACGGTATTATCCTTTGCCTATGATAGTACTGGTACCCGCAAAATGTGGCCAGTCGAATGGACAGTTAATTATGGGAAGGGACGCGTATACAATTCAAGTTTGGGTCACCTTTGGAAAGGCGAAGTTTATCCCCCAGCGTACCGGTGTATCGGGTATCAAACTACCGTAATCAGGGTTACGGAATGGCTGGCAACGGGTAAAGTAACGTATCCTGTACCTGCTGATTTTCCCACAAAAGATTCACAGAGCCTGAGAAGCGAACAGGAATTTATAAACTCAGGCAAACACTAA
- a CDS encoding esterase yields MKTFLPILTILLFVSLISKAQRPPALNSPEVHADKRITFRYFSKKASKVTLSGEFLKTPVSMSKDTAGIWSVTVPPVTPDIYPYSFWVDSVQTADPSNTYIFANERFKRSIVDIPGDKPLVHSLQNVPHGKISYHYYKSATLGTTRPLLVYTPPGFNPNGKTRYPVLYLIHGGSDTEETWTKVGRANLIADNLIAQGKAKPMIIVMPYGNVRPSPMPDFTKDMISDIIPFVEANYPVLKESKGRAIAGFSVGGGQTLNIGLTNPDKFAYICSYAPYTATDEFKKNFTDWSPNIDQLNKQLKLFTVSVGTEDFLYEPVKQNIAMFKEKKLKVEPIIVPGGHTWMNCKQYLASTLQAIFK; encoded by the coding sequence ATGAAAACCTTCCTTCCTATACTAACTATTTTACTGTTTGTGAGCTTGATTTCAAAGGCACAACGGCCACCAGCCCTCAACTCGCCGGAAGTACATGCTGACAAGCGCATTACTTTCCGCTATTTTTCGAAGAAGGCCAGTAAAGTAACCCTGAGCGGTGAGTTTCTGAAAACTCCCGTATCGATGAGCAAAGATACGGCTGGCATCTGGAGCGTAACCGTGCCACCAGTTACCCCGGATATTTATCCCTACAGTTTCTGGGTAGATAGTGTGCAAACAGCCGACCCGAGTAATACCTATATTTTTGCGAACGAGCGATTTAAACGCAGCATAGTCGATATACCCGGAGATAAGCCACTTGTACATTCCCTGCAAAATGTGCCGCACGGAAAAATCAGCTACCACTATTACAAATCTGCTACGCTGGGCACTACCCGGCCTTTACTGGTATACACCCCGCCAGGATTCAATCCCAATGGTAAAACCAGATATCCGGTACTGTACCTGATTCATGGTGGTTCGGATACGGAAGAAACCTGGACAAAAGTAGGCCGGGCGAACCTGATTGCTGATAACCTCATCGCACAGGGCAAAGCCAAACCCATGATCATTGTGATGCCCTATGGCAACGTACGACCAAGCCCAATGCCTGATTTTACGAAAGATATGATCAGCGACATTATCCCCTTTGTGGAAGCTAATTATCCCGTATTAAAAGAAAGCAAAGGCCGGGCCATTGCCGGCTTTTCTGTAGGTGGCGGACAGACGCTCAATATTGGATTAACCAATCCAGATAAGTTTGCTTATATATGTTCCTATGCGCCATATACAGCTACGGATGAATTCAAAAAGAACTTTACCGATTGGTCGCCTAATATAGATCAGCTAAACAAACAACTAAAGCTATTTACGGTCAGCGTCGGTACGGAAGATTTCTTGTATGAGCCGGTAAAACAAAATATTGCGATGTTCAAAGAAAAGAAGCTGAAAGTGGAGCCGATTATTGTACCGGGTGGACATACCTGGATGAACTGCAAACAGTATTTAGCAAGCACCTTACAGGCCATATTCAAATAA
- a CDS encoding alpha/beta hydrolase-fold protein has protein sequence MICKTLIALFAAALFSVNCLAQESQPSIKEDFKPSTLNQPGQEYPQVNSQGYARFRIQAPLADSVRVSLGLGGRGGTILTKGEDGFWTGTTEGPMDEGFHYYNVKIDGGKFNDPGALNFYGSVRWESGIEIPAHDQDFYALKDVPHGKVEQILFPSKSTGTSRRAFVYTPPSYEKDKSKKYPVLYLQHGWGEDETAWSNQGRANLIMDNLIAEGKIKPFIIVMTYGMTNEVKWGRIRDFSIDPFQTVLTQELIPYVDANFRTLANRDNRAMAGLSMGGMETRMITLNKPDIFGYYGLLSGGVYAPEDLKDKAKPKLVFLSCGSKERPDGVKKAAADLKAAGYNSVSYISENTAHEFQTWRRSLHQLAPLLFKN, from the coding sequence ATGATTTGTAAAACTTTAATAGCACTGTTTGCAGCCGCTTTATTCAGTGTAAACTGCCTGGCACAGGAAAGCCAGCCTTCTATAAAGGAAGATTTTAAACCATCTACCCTAAATCAGCCCGGGCAGGAATACCCGCAGGTAAATTCGCAGGGCTATGCCAGGTTCCGTATTCAGGCGCCCCTGGCCGATAGTGTCAGGGTAAGTCTGGGGCTGGGCGGACGAGGTGGCACTATCCTCACCAAAGGCGAAGACGGTTTTTGGACTGGTACTACCGAAGGCCCTATGGATGAAGGCTTTCATTACTACAACGTAAAGATTGACGGCGGTAAATTTAATGACCCCGGTGCATTGAACTTCTACGGTTCCGTCCGCTGGGAAAGTGGTATTGAGATTCCCGCGCACGATCAGGACTTTTATGCGTTAAAGGACGTTCCTCACGGCAAGGTGGAGCAGATTCTTTTTCCTTCCAAAAGTACTGGTACCTCCCGTCGGGCTTTTGTTTACACTCCTCCTAGCTACGAGAAGGACAAATCGAAAAAATATCCGGTGTTGTATCTACAGCATGGCTGGGGAGAGGATGAAACGGCCTGGAGTAACCAGGGACGTGCCAATCTGATTATGGACAACCTGATCGCTGAAGGTAAAATTAAGCCTTTTATTATTGTAATGACTTACGGCATGACCAACGAAGTAAAGTGGGGCAGAATACGGGATTTCAGTATTGATCCTTTCCAGACGGTACTCACCCAGGAACTAATTCCTTATGTGGATGCTAATTTCCGCACATTGGCCAACCGGGATAACCGGGCGATGGCCGGCTTGTCGATGGGTGGGATGGAAACCAGAATGATTACCCTCAACAAGCCGGACATTTTTGGGTACTATGGCCTTCTCAGTGGTGGCGTTTACGCTCCGGAAGACCTCAAAGACAAAGCAAAGCCGAAACTTGTATTCCTGAGCTGTGGCAGCAAAGAAAGGCCCGATGGCGTGAAGAAAGCAGCGGCCGACCTAAAAGCTGCCGGGTACAATTCGGTTTCATATATCTCCGAGAATACAGCCCACGAATTTCAGACCTGGCGCCGCAGTTTGCACCAACTGGCTCCCCTACTGTTTAAGAATTAA
- a CDS encoding alpha/beta hydrolase-fold protein encodes MKKILLLLMAVLASSHLTFSQPSDKEMPKGFDQVRSGIPTGKIDTIQYESKTVGTTRKALIYTPPGYQKKKKYPVFYLLHGIGGDEKEWLRGANPQVILDNLYAEKKLEPMIVVMPNGRAMKDDRAVGNVFDKEKVEAFATFEKDLLNDLIPYIEKNYRVLTDREHRAIAGLSMGGGQSLNFGLGNLSKFAWVAGFSSAPNTKQPEELLPNPEEAKKQLKLLFISCGDNDNLISVSKRTHDYLFENKVPHIYYIEPGVHDFKVWKNGLYMFSQFLFKPVDVSSFSRYTLLGSPASTNVRSAKYPQILPDNRVVFRVKAVDAQKVQIDLGKKYDMVKDTSGFWTVTTDSISRGFHYYSLLIDGVAVVDPASETFYGMGRMASGIEIPYAEGGYYALKNVPHGDIRTKRYYSTVTNSWRRFNIYTPPGYDANRAEKYPVLYLLHGGGEDERGWATQGKTDLILDNLIADKKARPMLIVMLDGNMGGMGGMGGPAGFNENVLRAFENELKGAVIPFVESNYRVAADAKSRALAGLSMGGLQTLYAGIKNMELFSSLGVFSSGWFANNPTLSDPQYAFMKENASNINTNLKHLWISMGGKEDIAHENCRVMMKKFDELGIKYQYSEYAGGHTWPVWRHDLFEFAQLIFK; translated from the coding sequence ATGAAGAAAATACTCCTACTGCTGATGGCAGTGCTAGCAAGCAGCCACCTTACGTTTTCACAACCCAGCGACAAAGAAATGCCTAAGGGTTTTGATCAGGTACGTTCCGGTATTCCCACAGGCAAAATTGATACGATTCAATATGAATCAAAAACGGTGGGTACAACCAGAAAAGCGTTGATTTATACGCCGCCGGGTTATCAGAAGAAAAAGAAATACCCCGTTTTTTACCTGCTGCATGGCATTGGCGGCGATGAAAAAGAATGGCTCAGGGGAGCTAACCCACAGGTGATTCTGGATAATCTGTATGCGGAGAAAAAGCTGGAACCTATGATTGTGGTGATGCCCAATGGCCGGGCTATGAAAGACGACCGGGCGGTGGGAAATGTGTTTGATAAAGAAAAGGTGGAAGCTTTCGCGACCTTTGAGAAAGACCTGCTTAATGACCTGATTCCCTATATTGAAAAGAACTACCGGGTATTAACAGACCGGGAGCACAGAGCCATTGCTGGTCTTTCAATGGGTGGTGGACAATCCCTAAATTTCGGTTTAGGCAACCTCAGCAAGTTTGCCTGGGTAGCTGGTTTTTCGTCAGCCCCCAACACCAAACAACCAGAGGAACTACTGCCAAATCCGGAAGAAGCTAAAAAGCAGCTGAAACTACTCTTTATCTCCTGTGGCGATAATGATAACCTGATTTCCGTCAGTAAACGCACGCACGATTACCTGTTTGAAAATAAGGTACCCCATATTTACTATATAGAGCCAGGTGTACATGATTTTAAAGTATGGAAAAATGGTTTGTATATGTTTTCCCAGTTTTTGTTTAAGCCCGTAGATGTTTCCTCTTTTTCCAGATATACCCTCCTGGGTTCTCCTGCTTCTACAAATGTACGTTCAGCAAAATACCCGCAGATTCTGCCCGACAACCGCGTAGTGTTTCGTGTAAAAGCCGTTGATGCCCAGAAAGTACAGATCGATCTGGGCAAAAAATACGATATGGTGAAAGATACCAGCGGCTTCTGGACTGTCACCACTGATTCTATCAGCCGGGGTTTTCATTATTATTCCTTATTGATTGATGGTGTAGCCGTAGTTGATCCGGCCAGTGAAACTTTTTACGGCATGGGACGCATGGCCAGCGGCATTGAAATTCCCTATGCTGAAGGAGGCTATTATGCCCTTAAAAACGTACCCCACGGCGACATCCGGACGAAACGCTACTATTCTACCGTTACTAATTCATGGCGACGGTTTAATATCTATACCCCTCCGGGATATGATGCCAATAGGGCTGAGAAGTACCCGGTACTCTATCTATTACACGGTGGTGGCGAAGATGAACGCGGGTGGGCTACACAGGGTAAGACAGACTTAATCCTTGATAACCTGATTGCAGATAAAAAAGCCAGACCCATGCTCATAGTGATGCTCGATGGAAATATGGGTGGAATGGGTGGAATGGGTGGACCGGCAGGATTTAACGAAAATGTATTACGGGCTTTTGAAAATGAATTGAAAGGGGCAGTTATACCTTTTGTGGAGAGTAACTACCGGGTAGCGGCTGATGCAAAAAGCAGGGCTCTGGCAGGTTTATCCATGGGCGGATTGCAGACCTTGTATGCTGGCATTAAAAACATGGAACTGTTTTCATCGCTTGGGGTATTCAGTTCGGGCTGGTTTGCCAATAATCCTACACTTTCTGACCCGCAGTATGCTTTTATGAAAGAAAATGCCTCTAATATTAATACCAACTTGAAACATTTATGGATTTCGATGGGAGGTAAAGAAGATATTGCCCATGAGAACTGCCGGGTAATGATGAAGAAGTTTGATGAACTGGGCATTAAATACCAGTACAGCGAATATGCCGGTGGTCATACCTGGCCGGTCTGGAGGCATGATCTGTTTGAGTTTGCCCAGCTTATTTTTAAATAA
- a CDS encoding helix-turn-helix domain-containing protein has protein sequence MDANARNASVFKELLKRQFPIDTKNKDFKLRSPNDYARQQSVHVNHLNCALKLTTGKTTTTHIAERLANEAKMLLRHSNWNLSEISYVLGFEDAVNFNHFFKKHTS, from the coding sequence ATGGATGCCAATGCCCGGAATGCCTCGGTATTTAAAGAGCTTCTGAAAAGGCAGTTTCCTATTGACACAAAAAATAAAGATTTCAAGCTGCGTTCTCCAAATGATTATGCCAGGCAACAGTCGGTGCATGTGAACCATTTAAACTGTGCCTTGAAACTGACCACAGGAAAAACCACTACTACGCACATTGCAGAGCGCTTAGCCAACGAGGCCAAAATGCTTCTCAGGCATAGCAACTGGAATCTTTCTGAGATCAGTTATGTGCTGGGTTTTGAAGATGCGGTCAATTTCAACCACTTCTTTAAAAAGCATACCAGCTGA
- a CDS encoding RagB/SusD family nutrient uptake outer membrane protein, producing MKNLKILFISVLLAGAGCNDFLEEDLQGQLVGTAALSSVQGLDAALTGAYKGLTQTWGTGFLHPTAIGATMGGDDVTTHPASNKQEFREFDQFAVSAGNSRTGNLYNGCYKTIQGANNILANYQNTTGDQAQIQQIVGEAYFLRALSYYWLVRLYKDIPLVTKAEFTMDMLTISKTGPDKVYELIVSDLLQAEELIQNTKRDAGRPNKGSVKALLADVYLTMAGWPLKDASKYALAAAKAKEVIDNKASYGFDLVPTFAALFDNDPTVATLPEHVFQLSAFKGVGQATNATYGFPAMPGEESGWDDYFAEVNFFNNFPAGPRKNATFRTQFKLSDGTMVPWEQSQTKHPYYGKFWIKGDVKDWASSLPFVMMRYAHVLTIYAEAKARSGGPNQQAYDALNAVRQRAGLEPLSGLSAEDFAMAVINERSWEFAAERTRWFDLVRLEMVETANASKHAWDLNPIGSITKEDYIFPLPITEVSANPNLQ from the coding sequence ATGAAAAATCTAAAAATATTATTTATATCCGTTTTATTAGCAGGCGCTGGTTGTAATGATTTCCTGGAAGAGGACCTGCAAGGACAATTAGTGGGCACAGCCGCTTTATCTTCTGTACAAGGATTAGATGCTGCATTAACCGGGGCGTACAAAGGCTTAACACAAACCTGGGGTACTGGCTTTCTGCACCCAACCGCCATAGGCGCTACGATGGGTGGCGACGATGTTACTACCCATCCTGCCAGTAACAAGCAAGAATTCAGGGAGTTTGATCAGTTCGCGGTTTCTGCCGGTAATAGCCGGACAGGTAACCTATATAATGGCTGTTATAAAACCATTCAGGGCGCAAACAATATTTTAGCTAACTATCAAAATACGACCGGCGACCAGGCGCAAATACAACAAATTGTAGGCGAAGCTTATTTTCTGCGTGCCTTATCCTATTACTGGCTGGTGAGATTATATAAAGATATTCCGTTGGTTACAAAAGCTGAGTTTACCATGGATATGCTCACCATTAGCAAAACTGGTCCCGATAAAGTGTATGAGTTAATAGTGAGTGATTTATTGCAGGCAGAAGAACTCATTCAAAACACCAAAAGAGATGCAGGCAGGCCAAATAAAGGTTCTGTAAAAGCACTGTTAGCGGATGTATACCTGACCATGGCAGGATGGCCCTTAAAAGATGCTTCCAAATATGCGCTGGCTGCGGCAAAAGCAAAAGAAGTAATAGACAATAAAGCAAGCTACGGATTTGACCTGGTGCCTACCTTTGCCGCCTTATTTGACAATGACCCCACCGTGGCAACTTTGCCAGAACATGTGTTTCAATTATCAGCCTTTAAAGGTGTAGGCCAGGCTACCAATGCTACTTACGGCTTCCCAGCTATGCCAGGAGAAGAATCTGGTTGGGATGATTATTTTGCAGAAGTTAATTTCTTTAATAATTTTCCTGCCGGACCCAGAAAAAATGCTACGTTCCGCACCCAGTTTAAGCTTTCTGATGGAACCATGGTTCCCTGGGAACAAAGCCAGACAAAACATCCGTATTATGGAAAGTTCTGGATAAAAGGCGATGTAAAAGACTGGGCTTCTTCTCTTCCTTTTGTGATGATGCGGTATGCCCATGTATTAACCATTTATGCAGAAGCAAAAGCCCGTTCCGGAGGTCCGAATCAGCAAGCGTATGATGCATTAAATGCTGTTCGCCAGAGAGCTGGTTTAGAACCCTTGAGTGGTTTATCCGCAGAAGATTTTGCCATGGCAGTAATTAATGAACGTTCCTGGGAGTTTGCCGCAGAAAGAACACGCTGGTTTGATTTGGTACGCCTGGAAATGGTAGAAACTGCCAATGCCAGCAAACATGCCTGGGACCTGAATCCGATTGGATCCATTACAAAAGAAGACTATATATTTCCGCTGCCCATTACCGAAGTCTCCGCTAATCCTAATTTGCAATAA